From Medicago truncatula cultivar Jemalong A17 chromosome 7, MtrunA17r5.0-ANR, whole genome shotgun sequence, a single genomic window includes:
- the LOC25498720 gene encoding uncharacterized protein isoform X2 — translation MIWLKDKTFKPCEEKSSHHIFQNQKHKDQVVLTSSSKDPPKRKFNQYINDGNCATSFELIGKEKYSGENAKDQRKNSSHSLSCYALPDGTQEYVSPSINDNAKFCGISTQDYSHLSDFDDSIKGSSYLVNQESFNIHARDLMVSNRYLYGIETSIEEKSKEEDMEVINSLKNFLPSRGNHLPRPVIPIGPRFQAEVRKWGGIANIKQYNSDDSLKWLGTQIWPMPNACKTNAKGIGDDMLNSCMCDNPELVNCVKKRIGEAIECLKSEIDTGYSSRKFDDIEEYALKSWTVEEQKKFESLKKLNLLSSYTKFSKLIMEYFPSQSMTSMMNYYYNVYIPRCMSIETRSILGAVDRESKLN, via the exons ATGATATGGTTAAAAGATAAAACTTTCAAACCTTGTGAGGAGAAGTCATCAcatcatatttttcaaaatcaaaagcacAAAGATCAAGTGGTTTTGACTTCTAGTTCTAAAGATCCACCG aAGAGGAAGTTTAACCAATACATAAATGATGGTAATTGCGCTACTAGTTTTGAACTCATCGGTAAAGAGAAATATAGTGGTGAAAATGCCAAAGATCAAAGAAAGAACTCATCTCATTCTCTATCATGTTATGCGCTACCGGATGGAACACAAGAATATGTTTCCCCTTCTATAAATGACAATGCAAAATTTTGTGGTATTTCTACACAAGACTATTCTCACCTAAGTGACTTTGATGATTCTATTAAGGGGTCTAGTTACCTTGTGAATCAAGAAAGCTTTAATATCCATGCTAGAGATTTAATGGTGAGTAATCGATATTTGTATGGTATCGAGACATCAATAGAGGAGAAATCAAAAGAGGAAGACATGGAAGTCATTAACTCGCTCAAGAACTTTTTACCTTCTAGGGGTAACCATCTTCCAAGACCAGTTATTCCCATCGGACCTAGGTTTCAAGCTGAAGTTCGTAAATGGGGTGGTATAGCCAacataaaacaatataatagTGATGATAGTTTGAAGTGGTTGGGCACCCAAATTTGGCCAATGCCAAATGCATGTAAAACCAATGCAAAAGGTATCGGAGATGATATGCTTAACTCATGCATGTGCGACAATCCTGAATTAGTTAATTGTGTTAAAAAACGCATCGGTGAAGCTATAGAATGCTTAAAATCGGAGATTGATACCGGTTATTCAAGTCGGAAGTTTGATGACATAGAAGAATATGCTTTAAAATCATGGACAGTGGAAGagcaaaagaaatttgaatcTCTAAAGAAATTGAATCTGCTATCAAGTTACACAAAATTTTCGAAGCTCATCATGGAGTACTTTCCATCCCAATCTATGACAAGCATGATGAATTACTATTATAATGTATACATCCCTAGATGTATGAGTATAGAGACAAGATCTATCTTAGGTGCAGTTGATCGtgaatcaaaattgaattaG